The Candida dubliniensis CD36 chromosome 5, complete sequence genome has a window encoding:
- a CDS encoding alcohol dehydrogenase 1, putative (Similar to S. cerevisiae ADH1;~In C. albicans: at surface of yeast-form cells but not hyphae; soluble in hyphae; immunogenic in human or mouse): MSEQIPKTQKAVVFDTNGGKLVYKDYPVPTPKANELLIHVKYSGVCHTDLHAWKGDWPLATKLPLVGGHEGAGVVVGMGENVKGWKIGDFAGIKWLNGSCMSCEFCQQGAEPNCGEADLSGYTHDGSFQQYATADAVQAAKIPAGTDLANVAPILCAGVTVYKALKTADLEAGQWVAISGAGGGLGSLAVQYAKAMGLRVVAIDGGEEKGEFVKSLGAEAYIDFTKEKDIVEAVKKATHGGPHGAINVSVSEKAIDQSVEYVRPLGKVVLVGLPAHAKVSAPVFDAVVKSIEIKGSYVGNRKDTAEAVDFFSRGLIKCPIKIVGLSDLPEVFRLMEEGKILGRYVLDTNK, translated from the coding sequence atgTCTGAACAAATCCCAAAAACTCAAAAGGCCGTTGTCTTTGACACCAATGGTGGTAAATTAGTCTACAAGGATTACCCAGTTCCAACTCCAAAGGCCaatgaattattgattCACGTCAAATACTCCGGTGTCTGTCACACTGATTTACACGCTTGGAAAGGTGATTGGCCATTGGCTACCAAATTGCCATTGGTTGGTGGTCACGAAGGTGCcggtgttgttgttggtatgGGTGAAAACGTCAAAGGATGGAAAATCGGTGACTTTGCCGGTATTAAATGGTTGAACGGTTCTTGTATGAGCTGTGAATTCTGTCAACAAGGTGCTGAACCAAACTGTGGTGAAGCTGACTTGTCTGGTTACACTCACGATGGTTCCTTCCAACAATACGCCACTGCTGATGCCGTCCAAGCCGCTAAAATTCCAGCTGGTACTGATTTAGCCAACGTAGCACCAATCTTATGTGCTGGTGTCACTGTTTACAAAGCTTTAAAGACTGCTGACTTAGAAGCTGGTCAATGGGTTGCTATCTctggtgctggtggtggtttaGGTTCTTTAGCCGTCCAATACGCCAAGGCCATGGGTTTAAGAGTTGTTGCTATTGATGGTGGTGAAGAAAAAGGTGAATTTGTCAAATCATTAGGTGCTGAAGCTTACATTGATTtcaccaaagaaaaagatattgTTGAAGCTGTTAAGAAGGCTACTCACGGTGGTCCACACGGTGCTATCAATGTCTCCGTTTCTGAAAAAGCTATTGACCAATCTGTTGAATACGTTAGACCATTAGGTAAAgttgttttggttggtttGCCAGCTCACGCTAAGGTTTCTGCTCCAGTTTTCGATGCTGTTGTCAAATCTATTGAAATCAAAGGTTCTTACGTCGGTAACAGAAAAGACACTGCTGAAGCCGTTGACTTCTTCTCAAGAGGTTTAATTAAATGTCCAATCAAGATTGTTGGTTTATCTGACTTACCAGAAGTCTTCAGATTAATGGAAGAAGGTAAGATCTTGGGTAGATACGTTTTGGACACTAACAAATAA
- a CDS encoding mitochondrial inner membrane protein, putative (Similar to S. cerevisiae MSS2;~In S. cerevisiae: peripherally bound inner membrane protein of the mitochondrial matrix, binds to the Cox2p C-terminal tail to facilitate its translocation through the inner membrane) encodes MLRQFLRNASSNPTKVTASITSTLSPSTNNSHVNTSKTQRPELLTILPSKRILNRILFDIDSQLTYKQMMPILNHIYNNLSTPESINLTQLKIQSSSYDLMKFKKLLQEIRKVTNSINVHLLDLENELIEQSAELGNNDAISILAFETIRKRQILKEIVDEEDYKHANELIKQLIDINHPLVFKMAGDLSWELNQPNQAIEYWQNYIDLVNKDKRGGGGDDYDDHLCQIYYNMGYYYFTYLKHPKLSLAKLNFQKCINHGSSNVSGSSTGSNSNEFIVKSHFYLGQLYVNNNPKLSKYHWEIASSSGLKDSIINLGFLEMNCFQNYHLAIEWFKLGMELNPSEVQCLIGLFDAYIALQNWKSANIYLSKLNKLFETIAEKKKTSELPENIKSSIIYNESMLKTFHQTRLNDIKLVTSKIV; translated from the coding sequence ATGTTGCGCCAGTTTCTTCGGAATGCTAGCTCTAATCCAACCAAAGTAACTGCTTCAATTACATCGACTTTGCTGCCATCAACCAACAATAGCCATGTAAATACCTCAAAAACACAACGACCAGAATTATTAACCATACTACCGTCGAAAAGAATTCTTAATagaatattatttgatattgactCCCAATTAACATATAAACAAATGATGCCAATTTTGaatcatatatataataatttatcaacaccAGAATCTATTAATTTAACTCAACTCAAAATTCAATCGTCGTCTTAtgatttaatgaaatttaaaaaattattacaagaaattagaaaagTGACGAATTCAATCAATGTTCATTTATTAGATTTAGagaatgaattaattgaacaaCTGGCTGAATTGGGGAATAATGATGCTATAAGTATTCTTGCCTTTGAAACCATAAGGAAGCGacaaatattgaaagaaattgtcgatgaagaagattatAAACATgctaatgaattaattaaacaattgattgatattaatCATCCTTTAGTATTTAAAATGGCAGGAGATCTATCATGGGAATTAAATCAACCAAATCAAGCCATTGAATATTGGCAAAATTATATCGATCTTgtaaataaagataaacgtggcggtggtggtgatgattatgatgatcATTTATGtcaaatatattataatatgggatattattatttcacTTATTTGAAACATccaaaattatcattagcaaaattgaattttcaaaaatgtaTAAATCATGGCTCTAGTAATGTTAGTGGAAGCAGCACTGGAAGTAATTCGAATGAATTCATTGTCAAATCACATTTCTATTTAGGACAATTATATGTTAATAATAACCCTAAATTAAGTAAATATCATTGGGAAATTGCTTCAAGTTCTGGATTAAAAGATTCTATTATAAATTTGGGGTTTTTAGAAATGAATTGTTTccaaaattatcatttagCGATTGAATGGTTTAAATTAGGCATGGAATTGAATCCTAGTGAAGTTCAATGTTTAATTGGATTATTTGATGCATATATCGCTTTACAAAATTGGAAACTGgcaaatatttatttgagtaaattaaataaattatttgaaacaatagcagaaaagaaaaagacaTCTGAATTACCTGAGAACatcaaatcttcaattatCTATAATGAATCTATGCTAAAGACATTTCATCAAACTAGATTAAATGATATAAAGTTAGTTACTAGCAAAATCGtgtaa
- a CDS encoding autophagy protein, putative (Similar to Debaryomyces hansenii ATG16) — MSSNQELSQDILNQLNLRDSREKNHKIDAKYFNAFQQLSQKLNKLSTTTNTLLQGQSHNSETLTSLINSKEIENLKLENTELITNLNNLIINNEKLTQTITAKDQTIKSLTKLNDKLNSKIEALNLEINEKNKTIELINDEVLTNQIQLNVLQSKLESLEK; from the coding sequence ATGAGTTCAAATCAAGAATTGTCACAAGatatattaaatcaattaaatctaCGAGATTCACGGGAAAAGAACCATAAGATTGATGCCAAATACTTCAACGCCTTCCAGCAATTATCTCAAAAGTTGAATAAGTTatctacaacaacaaatactCTTCTACAGGGTCAATCGCACAATTCAGAAACTTTGACAAGTCTAATAAACTCTaaggaaattgaaaacttgaAACTTGAAAACACTGAGTTGATAACTAACTTAAATAACcttattataaataatgaaaaactAACCCAAACAATCACTGCTAAAGATCAAACTATAAAGTCATTGACGAAGCTCAACGATAAGTTGAATAGTAAAATCGAGGCATTAAATTTGGAGATAAAtgagaaaaacaaaactattgaattgatcaatGATGAGGTGttaacaaatcaaatacaaTTGAATGTTTTGCAAAGTAAACTAGAATCGTTGGAAAAGTAA
- a CDS encoding COPI vesicle fusion protein, putative (Similar to S. cerevisiae TIP20;~In S. cerevisiae: peripheral membrane protein required for fusion of COPI vesicles with the ER, prohibits back-fusion of COPII vesicles with the ER, may act as a sensor for vesicles at the ER membrane) codes for MDDNYINFNFNTLDDLCNITSKLQELNELQLQLNDIAESKTAGKKGSVAGSITKVNQEEFDSAIKNLTSDVSKFDIIGEKDHLKECDELLEKYGQLPVLLELRTHLETRSNVSLTIDRLRKLQAIDTRLDRDLSLTELKNMYQEINSLNEKDNLLEKFNNKFNTKRDELMKQFQETLTTNKWLSNTSIPNEALTLISRQFNELICLQSIVSIPSYPETWWGLNLLLEPIITRFNYHFNSVNKETNKLSKPEWALDFLETFLHDNLGLLCIIVDDTFKALNRIGTYEVITCLLIPLRSKIENMIDLINERVADNDNTVSLEKNGRILSHLVFELSSFDQRIKAKYKYNPFIIDFEHVPENKWLGITSDILLNDSNHAAKNWLEFENKLALKRFNNEIINAPDAFIIDHDYQGLNHEKEISLHILKPTYSAYGLVKLINNLNSHFQTLNIVKYQLQFVSRIQLGLIDKYYDIIKKHYKEFNNKYSFKNALNMIPGSMVDESINKNKNGNDNTINEHIKNGITFLTEIFCSTKYISNELENWSNQLVFIQLWSTYTGLSSELSEDRSIFDSALKQYDDLVNKILKSYDELFKSEIKQLLKKYVNLSEWDSPSATATQSPDKNSELEPSVYLTPLISLLPQYLDIISRSVSQLDYFIISDNTVSTLCQILFEYVLTNNEFDRNGINQLLVDFGYIVKFLQYSLNLNTSDTYSDAFEYSNDTNSDYVKIVQAIDLLDSVDHDVITNFNQEKLDHNSAKLNEFVTKLRLKYQHELKELTNYDIQNLLSRVVY; via the coding sequence ATGGATGACAACTACATAAATTTCAACTTTAATACGTTGGACGATTTATGCAATATAACCAGTAAATTACAggaattaaatgaattacaATTGCAACTTAATGACATTGCAGAATCAAAAACAGCTGGTAAGAAAGGTTCTGTTGCGGGTTCAATTACCAAAGTCAATCAAGAAGAGTTCGATAGTGCAATTAAGAATCTAACATCTGATGTTAgcaaatttgatattattggTGAAAAAGATCACTTAAAGGAATGTGATGAATTACTTGAAAAATACGGACAATTGCCAGTTTTGTTAGAGCTAAGAACTCATTTGGAAACTAGGAGTAATGTGTCATTGACAATTGACAGATTGAGAAAACTTCAAGCCATTGATACAAGATTGGATCGGGATTTGAGTTTAACGgaattgaagaatatgTATCAAGAGATCAACagtttaaatgaaaaagacAATTTGCTTGAAAAGTTtaacaataaattcaatactAAAAGAGATGAATTGATGAAACAATTTCAGGAAACtttaacaacaaacaaatggCTAAGCAACACAAGTATTCCTAACGAAGCCTTAACATTAATTTCTCGACAATTCAACGAGCTAATCTGCTTACAGTCGATTGTTCTGATCCCCTCTTATCCCGAAACTTGGTGGGGGTTAAACCTATTATTGGAGCCAATTATTACAAGATTCAATTATCATTTCAACAGTGTGAACAAGGAAACAAATAAACTTTCAAAACCTGAATGGGCACTAGATTTTCTTGAGACTTTTTTACATGATAATTTAGGGTTGTTGtgtattattgttgacGACACGTTCAAAGCGTTGAATAGAATCGGTACCTATGAAGTGATAACATGTTTGTTAATTCCATTGAGGagtaaaattgaaaatatgattgatttaattaacGAGAGAGTTGCCGATAACGATAACACCGTGTCACTTGAAAAGAATGGTAGGATATTGTCCCATTTAGTTTTCGAATTGTCTTCTTTCGACCAAAGAATTAAGGCGAAATATAAATACAATCCCTTCATAATTGATTTCGAACATGTTCCTGAAAATAAATGGCTAGGAATCACGAGCGATATTTTATTGAACGATCTGAATCATGCTGCTAAAAACTGGTTAGAGTTTGAGAATAAATTGGCATTGAAAAGGTTCAACAACGAGATTATTAACGCTCCTGATGCATTCATAATTGACCACGATTACCAAGGTCTCAACCATGAGAAGGAGATTAGCTTGCATATTTTGAAACCAACATATTCTGCGTATGGATTagtgaaattgataaacaaCTTGAATTCACATTTCCAGACATTAAATATAGTCAAGTACCAGTTACAATTTGTGTCAAGAATTCAATTGGGGTTGATAGACAAGTATTATGATATTATCAAGAAACATTATAAAGAGTTCAATAACAAGTATAGTTTTAAAAATGCATTAAATATGATTCCGGGATCAATGGTGGATGAAAGTatcaataaaaacaaaaatggCAATGATAACACGATCAATGAACACATAAAAAATGGTATCACTTTTTTAACCGAAATTTTTTGTTCCACCAAATACATAAGCAATGAATTAGAGAATTGGAGTAATCAATTGGTATTCATTCAATTATGGTCCACATATACCGGGCTATCTTCAGAATTATCAGAAGATAGAAGCATATTTGATTCTGCGTTGAAGCAATATGATGATTTGGTTAATAAAATTCTCAAGAGTTACGATGAACTTTTTAAAAGTGAGataaaacaattgttgaagaaatatGTCAATTTGAGTGAATGGGATTCACCAAGTGCTACTGCTACACAGTCGCCCGACAAGAATAGTGAACTTGAACCATCGGTTTATTTAACACCTTTGATCAGTTTGTTACCACAGTATTTGGATATTATATCCAGAAGTGTATCGCAATTGGATTACTTTATAATTAGCGACAATACAGTTTCAACATTATGTCAgatattatttgaatatgTTTTGACAAATAACGAATTCGACCGAAATggaattaatcaattgctTGTCGATTTTGGATACATTGTTAAATTTTTGCAGTATTCGTTGAACTTGAACACGCTGGATACTTATAGTGATGCATTTGAGTATTCCAATGACACCAATTCTGATTATGTCAAGATTGTACAAGCGATTGATTTGCTAGATTCAGTTGATCATGACGTGATAACAAATTTTAATCAAGAAAAGTTGGACCACAATAGTGCCAAACTTAATGAGTTTGTTACAAAATTGAGGTTGAAATATCAACACGAGCTTAAGGAATTAACCAATTATGATAtacaaaatttattaagTAGAGTGGTGTATTGA
- a CDS encoding homeobox transcription factor, putative (Similar to S. cerevisiae PHO2;~In S. cerevisiae: homeobox transcription factor; regulatory targets include genes involved in phosphate metabolism), whose protein sequence is MSLDSISSSGNQELSTPTPPTSLSSTNSNNNNNVSSGQKRIRATGEALEFLISEFERNPNPSPERRKFISDKAQMNEKAVRIWFQNRRAKQRKFERQMLKKERDSPGNYAGIYNTYTPNTTGVASTNMTNVNTNGTGTTTDFNNKLNNISSIPVEVNEKYCFIDCRSLSVGSWQRIKTGFHESNLLSNNLVNLAPVTLNQVMANVDLLIILSKKNLELNYFFSAISNNSRILFRIFYPLNAVVKCSLFDNNYYQNNNNNNNNGNTSSDDNSISEIRLNLCQKPKFSVYFFNGSNTNNQWSICDDFSEGQQVSRAFAANENNLPSNEPQQSLSSTVPHVLVGNTSSLQYLSQFILQHQQRQKQQSQNQFEFNSQSFDTIPTSAINNSFNVNKTISASGMQGFVPGDFQELPAIYESISNNNQPTTTDSKDSNKHTPSSTTFTPQNSNGNNHSNANATYTNFYNESPFSIASTATTINNNNNKNRSNSQSHNPIFSDQLFYESSESASTNSPQFSIKKLNSETKLYINGNVSSNSSTNGPPLDDDNNLFDGVTRFTTTETSPDDDILGMFTDQTQEPSTFEMANGGTSNGSSYTHIKNGSLTKSDKTFTGFNETNNNNNNGISFVDEFHVGNEFGDFDFDHHYSQDHQQHQQNDNNGNTNLDSFIDFEN, encoded by the coding sequence ATGTCTCTTGACTCTATTTCGTCGCTGGGGAACCAGGAACTATCTACACCTACTCCACCAACGTCATTATCATCTACAAACtcaaataacaacaacaatgtgAGTTCTGGCCAAAAGAGAATAAGAGCCACTGGAGAAGCCTTGGAGTTTTTGATATCTGAATTTGAGAGAAATCCAAATCCTAGTCCTGAACGTCGTAAATTTATAAGTGACAAAGCtcaaatgaatgaaaaagCCGTTCGAATTTGGTTTCAAAATAGAAGGGCCAAACAAAGAAAGTTTGAACGACAAATgctaaaaaaagaaagagattCACCTGGTAATTATGCTGGCATATATAATACGTATACACCAAATACTACTGGAGTTGCTTCAACAAATATGACCAATGTCAATACCAATGGCACTGGTACAACAACTGATTTTAATAACAAGCTCAACAACATATCGAGTATACCAGTTGAAGTGAATGAAAAATACtgttttattgattgtCGTTCATTATCAGTAGGATCATGGCAGAGAATCAAAACTGGGTTCCATGAAAGCAATTTACTTTCAAACAACTTGGTCAATTTGGCACCAGTCACTTTGAATCAAGTCATGGCCaatgttgatttattgattatactactgaagaagaatttggaATTGAATTACTTTTTCCTGGCAATAAGTAATAATTCGAGGATTTTATTTCGTATATTTTATCCATTGAATGCCGTTGTGAAATGCTCTTTGTTTgacaataattattatcaaaataacaataataataataataacgGTAACACCAGTTCTGATGATAATAGTATCAGTGAAATTAGATTAAATCTATGCCAAAAACCAAAGTTTTCTGTGTATTTTTTCAACGGATCTAACACTAATAATCAATGGTCTATTTGTGACGATTTTAGTGAAGGCCAACAAGTGAGTCGTGCTTTTGCTGCCAACGAGAACAATCTACCGTCGAATGAACCCCAGCAATCATTATCAAGTACTGTCCCACATGTACTAGTAGGTAACACTTCGTCATTACAATATTTAAGTCAATTCATATTGCAACACCAACAACGACAAAAGCAACAGTCTCAAAaccaatttgaatttaattcaCAATCATTTGATACTATTCCAACCAGTGCTATCAATAATAGTTTTAACGTTAATAAAACTATCAGTGCATCTGGCATGCAAGGATTTGTTCCCGGTGATTTCCAAGAATTGCCAGCCATTTATGAATCGatttcaaacaataatcaaCCTACAACAACTGATTCAAAAGATAGCAACAAGCATACACCATCATCAACTACATTTACTCCTCAAAATCTGAATGGTAATAACCACTCAAATGCCAATGCTACCTATACTAACTTTTACAACGAATCTCCATTTTCAATAGCGTCAACtgccaccaccatcaacaacaacaacaataaaaacCGTTCAAATAGTCAAAGCCATAATCCTATTTTCAGtgatcaattgttttatgAATCGTCAGAATCTGCATCTACAAATTCACCACAATTTTCtatcaagaaattgaacaGTGAGACCAAATTATACATTAATGGAAATGTATCTAGCAACAGCAGTACTAATGGTCCACCACTTGATGAcgataataatttgtttgatGGAGTCACAAGGTTTACTACAACTGAAACATCAccagatgatgatattttgGGGATGTTTACAGATCAAACACAAGAACCATCTACTTTTGAAATGGCCAATGGTGGTACCCTGAATGGATCAAGTTATACTCATATTAAAAATGGAAGTCTAACTAAAAGTGACAAGACATTCACTGGATTCAATGAaactaacaacaacaacaacaatggtATTAGTTTCGTTGACGAGTTTCATGTGGGAAATGAGTTTGgagattttgattttgatcaTCATTATTCTCAAGATcaccaacaacaccaacaaaatGATAACAATGGCAATACTAATTTAGACagttttattgattttgaaaattaa
- a CDS encoding DNA damage response protein kinase, putative (Similar to S. cerevisiae DUN1;~In S. cerevisiae: cell-cycle checkpoint serine-threonine kinase required for DNA damage-induced transcription of certain target genes, phosphorylation of Rad55p and Sml1p, and transient G2/M arrest after DNA damage; also regulates postreplicative DNA repair;~spliced gene): MSLIRKRKLDELEQEQQCGSKTQDKPVLENSMTKLIGRLYNVNEKGTNLDIPKKPVVIIGRSSSCDIRIQGIDVSSKHCQLNIIQTTNKHINTRNEYLSLTDLSSNGIKINDEIMNKRTSVILKTGDKIAFAKTGGSYIFRYIISDEDAEEDGDESVQAKKKKKYASFFDDYILGKQLGSGHYAVVKEAKDKKTGQAVAVKIFHPNKSGLVNKANSAQQQQEELKLQQEMNLLLSIDHPNIVKFINHYVEPINNYSVNTYLVLEKMNSGELFQRIINKSKLRIDETKAIFRQILSGLKYLHDHDIIHRDIKPENILLDITPKTSPHQKSMGPWDKDEFDIKVKIADFGLAKFIGELKFTNTLCGTPAYVAPEILKPNCRKYSTKVDLWSSGVLLYVCLCGFPPFSDELGPPNMKEQILTGQYAFYSPYWDEISDVVLDLISNLLIVDPNERFNVEQTLNHFWFNEKEQDSLDHSEGAEESQMVEESSCFSSSSQPSSMINGTKRLMIRSNTQPITLKEQHESHISFKT; the protein is encoded by the exons ATGTCATTGATTAGGAAAAGG AAATTGGATGAAttagaacaagaacaacaatgTGGTCTGAAAACCCAAGATAAGCCAGTACTTGAAAATTCAATGACAAAATTAATTGGACGACTATATAATGTCAATGAAAAGGGAACTAATCTAGATATTCCTAAAAAGCCTGTGGTGATTATTGGCCGCAGTAGTTCATGTGATATTAGAATCCAAGGAATTGATGTTTCTTCCAAGCATTGTCAATTAAACATCATTCAAACCACAAATAAGCATATTAATACGCGTAATGAATATTTGAGTCTTACAGATTTAAGTTCAAATGggataaaaataaatgatgaaattatgAACAAGAGAACAAGCGTGATTTTGAAGACAGGAGATAAAATTGCATTTGCCAAAACTGGAGGGTCATATATTTTCCGATATATTATTAGCGATGAGGATGCTGAGGAAGATGGCGACGAGAGTGTACAggcaaagaaaaagaagaagtatGCTTCATTTTTCGACGATTACATTCTTGGTAAACAATTGGGGTCTGGTCATTATGCTGTAGTGAAAGAGGctaaagacaaaaaaaCGGGACAAGCAGTTGCTGTTAAAATTTTCCATCCTAATAAATCAGGTTTAGTAAATAAAGCCAATTCGgcacagcaacaacaagaagagcTCAAATTGCAACAGgaaatgaatttattattgtcaaTTGATCACCCAAATATAGTTAAATTCATAAATCATTATGTTGAAccaatcaacaattattcTGTCAACACTTATTTGGTGTTGGAGAAAATGAATAGTGGAGAATTATTTCAACGAATAAttaacaaatcaaaattacGGATTGATGAAACTAAAGCAATTTTCCGACAAATCTTGTCTggtttgaaatatttacaTGATCATGATATCATTCATCGTGATATTAAAccagaaaatattttattggatATAACTCCAAAGACATCACCACACCAAAAGTCAATGGGACCATGGGATaaagatgaatttgatatcAAAGTCAAAATTGCTGATTTTGGATTAGCCAAGTTTATTggtgaattgaaatttacCAACACTTTATGTGGAACACCTGCTTATGTTGCCCCTGAGATTCTTAAACCCAATTGTCGAAAATATAGTACAAAAGTAGATCTTTGGTCACTGGGGGTGTTGTTATACGTATGTCTTTGTGGATTCCCGCCGTTTAGTGATGAATTAGGTCCACCAAATATGAAGGAACAAATTTTGACTGGTCAATATGCATTTTATTCTCCTTATTGGGATGAAATAAGTGATGTTGTTTTAGATTTGATAagtaatttattaattgtgGACCCAAATGAAAGATTTAATGTTGAACAGACgttaaatcatttttggtttaatgaaaaagaacaagatAGTCTTGATCATAGTGAAGGTGCTGAAGAAAGTCAAATGGTGGAAGAATCAAGTTGcttttcatcttcatctcAACCTTCATCGATGATCAATGGTACGAAAAGACTAATGATAAGATCCAACACTCAACCAATTACATTGAAAGAACAGCATGAATCACATATCAGTTTCAAAACTTGA